From Chelatococcus sp. YT9, a single genomic window includes:
- a CDS encoding DUF1345 domain-containing protein: MSILNSLRARPRIIIFLAIIIGLAAVLPHSLPTSSRLLMAWDAGALVYLCLVAHMAYTADVAVMRRRAAVEDDGAIAILMFTIFASVMSLVAIVVEFSNVGNLPLAIRNLHIALATVTILFSWLIVHVSFALHYAHEYYAREKHHPGIRFPSSEKGENFQPDYWDFMYFAANLGAAAQTSDVVIESRRIRRLVLCHTILSFLFNTAILAMGVNIAAGVI, from the coding sequence ATGTCCATCCTCAACAGTCTGCGGGCGCGGCCGCGGATCATCATCTTTCTGGCCATCATCATCGGCTTGGCGGCCGTCCTGCCGCACTCGCTTCCGACCTCATCCCGGCTTTTGATGGCCTGGGATGCCGGCGCGCTCGTCTATCTCTGCCTAGTCGCCCACATGGCCTATACCGCGGATGTCGCCGTGATGCGTCGCCGTGCAGCCGTCGAGGACGATGGCGCCATCGCCATTCTGATGTTCACGATCTTCGCCAGTGTCATGAGCCTCGTGGCCATCGTCGTGGAGTTCAGCAATGTCGGAAATCTCCCGCTGGCAATCCGCAATCTCCACATCGCGCTGGCGACGGTGACCATCCTGTTCTCCTGGCTGATCGTCCATGTCAGCTTCGCGCTGCACTACGCCCATGAGTACTACGCGCGGGAGAAACACCACCCCGGCATCCGCTTCCCCTCCTCCGAAAAGGGCGAGAATTTCCAGCCGGACTATTGGGACTTCATGTATTTTGCCGCGAACCTCGGTGCGGCCGCTCAGACGTCGGATGTCGTGATCGAATCCCGCCGGATCCGCCGCCTCGTCCTCTGCCACACGATCCTGTCATTCCTGTTCAACACTGCCATTCTTGCCATGGGCGTGAATATTGCAGCCGGCGTGATCTGA
- a CDS encoding Imm27 family immunity protein → MADSDLAIEFTRLRQLEHLAKQHGITEAELSADGQPGSPYFQEVLHAASRFADAIASLTRNCAIVSDPDLYRLAHRAQEQMSSLFRSLGEADVKGHNRPVDRIGSDELLITAEFANRDNRAVERRISYLTKEYLTEIAVSDGGWALLFRDPSDGRLWELTYPHGELQGGGPRRLSVIRPEDAAYRYRL, encoded by the coding sequence ATGGCTGATTCGGACCTTGCAATCGAGTTTACACGCCTCCGGCAGTTGGAACATTTAGCCAAGCAACATGGAATAACCGAAGCTGAACTCTCAGCAGATGGCCAACCGGGGTCGCCTTACTTTCAAGAGGTGCTGCACGCCGCGTCGCGTTTTGCTGATGCAATTGCAAGCCTTACTCGAAATTGCGCCATTGTAAGCGATCCGGACCTCTACCGGCTGGCGCACCGGGCTCAGGAGCAAATGTCGAGCCTTTTCAGGTCGTTGGGAGAAGCTGATGTCAAAGGCCACAATAGGCCGGTCGATCGAATAGGATCAGATGAGCTGCTCATCACCGCCGAATTTGCCAACAGGGATAACCGCGCCGTAGAGCGACGGATTTCTTATCTCACGAAGGAATACCTCACCGAGATCGCGGTTAGCGACGGCGGATGGGCTCTCTTGTTCCGAGATCCGTCCGACGGACGTCTCTGGGAGCTCACCTATCCCCATGGTGAACTTCAAGGAGGTGGTCCGCGACGATTGAGCGTCATTCGCCCTGAAGACGCCGCATACCGTTACCGATTGTAG
- the fabF gene encoding beta-ketoacyl-ACP synthase II yields MSKRRIVVTGLGLVSPLGCGVERVWSRLIAGQSGIRRLPDSMVYDVAAKIGGRVPTTAEDPKAGHDPDHVVAPKDQKRMDPFILFALSAAEEAIDQAGWRPASERERERTATIIASGIGGFTTMSEAMITVQTKGPRRLSPFTVPSFLVNLAAGQISIRHGFRGPIGAPVTACAASVQAIGDGARLIANGEADVAVCGGAESCIERVSLGSFAAAHALSTHFNDEPERASRPFDIQRDGFVMGEGAGMLVIEAMDHALARGARPLAELAGYGTSSDGFHMAAAPADGEGVQRAMRLAIAAAGIDPAEIGYINAHATSTPMGDAAELTAISRIFGSSPVSISSTKSATGHLLGAAGAVEAIFSILALRNSILPPTLNLEHRDPLSRDLDLIGPQARAKTINYALSNGFGFGGVNASVIFGGI; encoded by the coding sequence GTGAGTAAACGCCGTATCGTCGTCACCGGTCTGGGGCTTGTGTCGCCGCTCGGCTGCGGCGTGGAGCGCGTGTGGAGCAGGCTGATCGCCGGTCAGTCCGGCATCCGGCGGCTGCCCGATTCGATGGTTTACGACGTCGCCGCCAAGATTGGAGGGCGGGTGCCGACGACGGCGGAGGACCCAAAGGCGGGTCATGATCCTGATCATGTGGTCGCCCCGAAGGACCAGAAGCGGATGGATCCCTTCATCCTCTTCGCGCTGAGCGCTGCCGAGGAGGCGATCGATCAGGCGGGGTGGCGTCCCGCCAGCGAGCGCGAGCGCGAACGCACCGCGACCATCATCGCCTCCGGCATCGGCGGCTTCACGACGATGAGCGAGGCGATGATCACGGTGCAGACCAAGGGCCCGCGGCGGTTATCGCCCTTTACCGTCCCCTCTTTCCTGGTCAATCTGGCGGCGGGCCAGATCTCCATCCGGCATGGTTTCCGGGGCCCCATCGGCGCGCCGGTGACGGCCTGCGCCGCGAGCGTCCAGGCCATTGGTGACGGCGCACGGCTCATCGCGAATGGTGAAGCAGACGTCGCCGTCTGCGGGGGCGCCGAATCCTGCATAGAGCGGGTTAGCCTCGGCAGTTTCGCCGCCGCCCATGCCCTTTCGACCCATTTCAACGATGAGCCTGAACGGGCCTCGCGGCCCTTCGATATCCAACGGGACGGCTTCGTCATGGGCGAAGGCGCCGGCATGCTGGTCATCGAGGCGATGGACCATGCGCTGGCCCGTGGTGCAAGGCCCCTGGCCGAACTCGCAGGCTATGGCACGAGTTCGGACGGCTTTCACATGGCGGCGGCCCCGGCCGACGGCGAAGGTGTGCAACGCGCGATGCGGCTCGCGATTGCCGCGGCTGGTATCGACCCTGCGGAGATCGGCTATATCAATGCCCACGCGACCTCGACGCCGATGGGGGATGCCGCAGAGCTTACCGCGATAAGCCGCATCTTCGGCTCCAGTCCCGTTTCCATCTCCTCGACCAAGTCGGCGACTGGCCATCTGCTGGGAGCGGCAGGCGCCGTCGAGGCAATCTTCAGCATCCTGGCGCTGCGCAATTCCATCCTGCCCCCGACGCTCAATCTCGAGCACAGGGACCCCCTTTCCCGCGATCTCGACCTGATCGGACCGCAGGCGCGCGCGAAGACCATCAACTATGCGCTCTCCAACGGCTTCGGCTTTGGCGGCGTGAATGCATCCGTCATCTTCGGCGGCATCTGA
- a CDS encoding cyclopropane-fatty-acyl-phospholipid synthase family protein, whose translation MLLLSNLLNKFIRNGTMHLTDANGRQQVFGGKGPGPDVHVKLHDKALHTKLFLNPELHAGEAYMDGTLTFGEGSTVYDFLYLFSINRAGLGAHQSQKLMRTLWRGLKRRQQANPAKVAAANARHHYDLSTDLYRLFLDEGLNYSCAFFEDPETDTLEEAQRNKLRRITTKLKLEPGMTVAEIGSGWGSLAIELAKSGARVTAINVSPEQLRIARERAETAGVADLIDFRELDYRALEGRFDRVVSVGMMEHVGIGHFDDYFSKIGSLLGEDGYAFVHCIGRMTPPGTTGPFIRKYIFPGGYVPALSEVFAATERVGMWVADMEVLRLHYYYTIKHWRERFEARRGDAASLYDERFCRMWEFYLCAVELGFLNGSNMVFQLLLSRKRDAVPIVRDFMFKEPGTARVAADG comes from the coding sequence ATGCTGCTGCTGTCCAATCTTCTGAACAAATTCATCCGCAACGGGACCATGCATCTGACCGATGCGAACGGGAGGCAGCAGGTCTTCGGCGGCAAGGGGCCGGGGCCGGACGTTCATGTCAAGCTCCACGATAAAGCGCTTCATACCAAGCTCTTTCTCAACCCCGAGCTTCACGCCGGTGAAGCCTATATGGATGGCACGCTCACCTTCGGTGAAGGCTCCACAGTCTACGATTTCCTCTATCTGTTTTCCATCAACCGCGCTGGGCTCGGCGCCCACCAATCGCAGAAGCTCATGCGAACCCTGTGGCGTGGCTTGAAGCGGCGCCAGCAAGCCAATCCGGCGAAGGTCGCAGCCGCCAACGCACGCCATCATTACGACCTTTCAACCGATCTCTATCGCCTCTTCCTTGATGAGGGGTTGAACTACTCCTGTGCCTTCTTCGAAGACCCGGAGACGGACACCCTCGAGGAGGCACAGAGAAACAAGCTCAGGCGTATCACCACAAAGCTTAAGCTCGAGCCGGGCATGACGGTGGCCGAGATCGGCTCGGGTTGGGGCTCTTTAGCGATTGAACTGGCGAAGAGCGGTGCGCGCGTCACAGCGATCAACGTATCGCCCGAGCAACTGCGCATCGCGCGCGAGCGTGCAGAGACCGCCGGCGTCGCGGACCTGATCGATTTCCGCGAACTGGACTACCGGGCGCTGGAGGGGCGTTTCGACCGCGTCGTTTCCGTCGGGATGATGGAACATGTCGGCATCGGCCATTTCGACGACTATTTCAGCAAGATCGGGTCGCTCCTCGGCGAGGATGGCTATGCGTTCGTTCATTGCATCGGGCGCATGACACCGCCCGGCACCACCGGCCCATTTATTCGCAAATATATCTTCCCAGGTGGCTATGTGCCGGCCTTGTCGGAGGTGTTCGCGGCCACGGAGCGGGTCGGAATGTGGGTTGCGGACATGGAAGTGCTGCGTCTCCACTACTATTACACCATCAAACATTGGCGCGAGCGCTTCGAAGCGCGCCGGGGCGACGCAGCGTCCCTCTATGACGAGCGCTTCTGCCGGATGTGGGAATTCTATCTCTGCGCCGTGGAGCTCGGCTTCCTCAATGGCTCCAACATGGTGTTCCAACTGCTGTTGTCCCGGAAGCGCGATGCGGTGCCGATCGTGCGTGACTTTATGTTCAAAGAGCCTGGAACCGCTCGCGTCGCTGCAGATGGATAA
- a CDS encoding DUF1232 domain-containing protein yields MLIVRAKLWARIIKQDVLALWIASRDSRTPWYAKVAAGAVAAYALSPIDLIPDFIPVLGYLDDLIIVPLGILLVIKLIPAPLMAEYRAVAAEQSKHTSYGGMIAIVALWLVAAVPLFWWLWLWVPRWLSNQAL; encoded by the coding sequence ATGCTGATCGTGCGAGCGAAACTCTGGGCCCGCATCATTAAGCAGGACGTGCTCGCGCTTTGGATCGCGTCCCGGGACAGCCGTACGCCGTGGTACGCGAAGGTCGCTGCCGGCGCGGTTGCGGCCTATGCACTTAGCCCGATAGATCTCATTCCGGATTTCATCCCAGTGCTTGGCTATCTGGATGATCTCATCATCGTGCCGCTAGGCATCCTTCTGGTCATCAAGCTCATCCCGGCGCCGTTAATGGCCGAATACAGGGCTGTCGCTGCCGAGCAAAGCAAGCACACGAGCTACGGCGGCATGATCGCTATTGTGGCGCTATGGCTCGTCGCTGCCGTGCCGTTGTTCTGGTGGCTGTGGCTTTGGGTGCCTCGTTGGCTTTCGAACCAGGCGCTCTGA